tttttttaatgagttaactgtacctttaacggtacattcacatggggcgaaaccgttaacgcttcccattcacttttaatagGTGACGTCATGCATTGCTGAACTGAATTGTGACTTTGTCGGCGCCGTGTCACTGccgttgaacatttctcaacttttcaagcggcaatgcaagcgtcagccaatcagattgccttatccaattacgtttatggaagaccagagcttgtgttgcggccactgtgattggctgttggctacgcttcagacaagccttccgttaagtaTTAACGTTtatgccccgtgtgaatgcaccgttaacgcttgacagaaggcttgtctgaagcgtagccaacagccaatcacagtgggcgcaacacatgctccggtcttctataaatgtaattggctggctctgcctaggttatttgcataaggcgatctgattggctgacgcatgtGTTGccacttgaaaagttgagaaatgctTAACTTCTGCCGtcgagcaacggcagtgacgcgccacagacggatccacaattcagttcggcaacgcatgacgtcacccattaaaagtgaatgggaagcgttaacgcttacgccccgtgtgaatgtaccgtaagggAACACGTAATGtacccaaaaggtacaacattgtattatgttgtaACTTTTTTCAGTTCCCATATATTGTTAAACTGTACTGTAAAGTGTGGATAGAAATGTTGGTCTGGGGTTATAAGGATTAAAACAATCCATAACCAAGTTTGGTATAAAGTAAATTTGTCATTTAAACTTGAATTCCTCATTTAGCTCAATCctgttttctctttgttttctATCCAGTTCCCGATTCAACAATGAAGCACTTGTGGAACACCACAAACAACTGCTCCATCACCGAGTTCAAACATACCATCTATCCAGCTACATATTTGTTCATCTTTTTCCTTGGGCTTTTTGCCAACCTCATATCTCTATACTTCTTCATTAAAACATGGAAAACAAAGAGGGCTTTCTCTCCAGTCAACATCCTAATGGTCAATCTCCTCATGTCCGACCTGATGATGGTGTGCTCGCTACCGCTTCGAGCCGCGTACTACCTCATGGACTCCCACTGGGCCTTTGGAGACGTCACCTGCCGGATCATGGCCTACGTGTTTTACGTCAACATGTACGGCAGCATTTATTTCCTTATGGTGCTGAGCATAGTTCGCTTCGTGGGCATTGTGAAGCCATTCACATACATGCACTGGCAAAGCTCTCAGAGAGCCTGGATAATTTGCATCATCGTCTGGTTGATCATGTCCGTAGCCTCAATTCCACTTTTGAGAGCAGGAACTTCTGAGGACCAGGATGGACATATAAAATGTTTGGAGCTGGACTCGTCCGTGTTGCAGACCATTATCGTACTGAATCGCAGTGTCTTGTTTGTAGGCTTTGTAATGCCTTTCACAGTCATTTCTGTTTGTTACATTTTTGCTGCGTTGTATTTGTTAAAGCTGAAGAAGGCTAGAAAGAGATCTCAGTTAAATCACAAGAAGTCTTGCTCTCTTGTGATCATAGTGCTTCTCATTTTTCTCACGTGCTTCATGCCGTATCACGTGGTCCGAACTATCTTCTTAGAGGCTGAGATG
This sequence is a window from Misgurnus anguillicaudatus chromosome 24, ASM2758022v2, whole genome shotgun sequence. Protein-coding genes within it:
- the cysltr2b gene encoding LOW QUALITY PROTEIN: cysteinyl leukotriene receptor 2 (The sequence of the model RefSeq protein was modified relative to this genomic sequence to represent the inferred CDS: deleted 1 base in 1 codon), which gives rise to MKHLWNTTNNCSITEFKHTIYPATYLFIFFLGLFANLISLYFFIKTWKTKRAFSPVNILMVNLLMSDLMMVCSLPLRAAYYLMDSHWAFGDVTCRIMAYVFYVNMYGSIYFLMVLSIVRFVGIVKPFTYMHWQSSQRAWIICIIVWLIMSVASIPLLRAGTSEDQDGHIKCLELDSSVLQTIIVLNRSVLFVGFVMPFTVISVCYIFAALYLLKLKKARKRSQLNHKKSCSLVIIVLLIFLTCFMPYHVVRTIFLEAEMDVQKNGYGDSCFYIQRLREAAVITHCLASGNSAWIHCFSFSRVKTLLAFGVRIHQGGKAVQ